A section of the Dehalobacter sp. DCM genome encodes:
- the trsS gene encoding radical SAM (seleno)protein TrsS — protein sequence MQLKTNGEVIGYTTSVCPVCLRQIEAERLKIGDSVYIRKACPDHGQFQSVIWRGKPDYLTWYREKEPEYPKVSLTEVAKGCPYDCGLCPSHSQQICCSQIEVTERCNLRCPICFADAGRCLGEGPEDNVTKDPPVADIVDQLRIIWNTTGKCNIQLSGGEPTVRDDLPEIITAARQLGYTFFQLNTNGIRLAEDPEYVRALKDAGLSTVFLQFDGMKDEIYRDLRGKDLFALKEKAIDNCGRNHLGVVLVPTLVPGVNTDQIGEIVRYALKGMPVIRGVHFQPVSYFGRYPEPPDDRDRITLPEVLRALEEQTDGLLKMTDFAPSDCESALCSFHGDFVYFEDGKLTSCTPKKNTCCSSENNQQASVIKAQNFVAQRWEIQNSSANCSPGNTGKQPLKEPDSWDAMLDRLRNYRLSITCMTFQDAENIDLERLKYCCVPVIVKGKAIPFCAYNLTSRDGRSLYRGK from the coding sequence ATGCAGCTTAAAACAAACGGTGAAGTAATTGGATATACGACGAGTGTTTGTCCTGTATGTTTACGACAAATCGAAGCTGAGCGGCTCAAAATCGGTGACTCCGTTTATATCCGGAAGGCATGTCCGGATCATGGCCAATTCCAGTCAGTAATTTGGCGGGGCAAACCAGACTATCTCACCTGGTATCGCGAGAAAGAACCGGAATACCCAAAGGTTTCCCTGACAGAAGTAGCTAAGGGATGTCCCTATGACTGCGGGTTATGTCCCAGTCATAGTCAGCAGATCTGCTGCAGTCAGATCGAAGTGACAGAACGCTGTAATCTGCGTTGCCCGATTTGTTTTGCCGATGCCGGTAGATGCCTGGGTGAAGGACCTGAAGATAATGTTACAAAAGATCCCCCCGTGGCTGATATTGTGGATCAGTTGCGGATAATCTGGAATACGACAGGCAAATGCAATATTCAATTATCCGGCGGAGAACCGACGGTACGTGACGATTTACCGGAAATCATTACAGCAGCACGGCAATTGGGGTATACATTTTTTCAATTGAATACCAACGGCATCCGTTTGGCTGAAGATCCGGAGTATGTCAGAGCGTTAAAGGATGCCGGACTTTCAACCGTATTCCTTCAGTTTGACGGTATGAAAGATGAAATATACAGAGATTTACGGGGTAAAGATTTGTTTGCCCTCAAAGAGAAAGCGATTGATAATTGCGGTCGTAACCATCTGGGGGTGGTTTTAGTTCCGACGCTCGTACCTGGGGTTAATACAGATCAGATCGGAGAGATTGTGCGCTATGCCTTAAAAGGAATGCCGGTAATTCGCGGGGTGCATTTTCAACCGGTCAGCTATTTTGGCAGGTATCCTGAGCCTCCGGATGACAGGGATCGGATCACGCTGCCGGAGGTACTCCGGGCGTTGGAAGAGCAGACCGACGGACTGCTGAAAATGACTGATTTTGCGCCTTCAGATTGCGAAAGTGCATTATGCTCATTCCATGGCGATTTTGTCTATTTCGAAGACGGTAAACTGACCTCGTGCACCCCCAAAAAGAATACATGCTGCAGTTCGGAAAATAATCAACAGGCATCAGTGATAAAAGCGCAGAATTTTGTCGCTCAGCGATGGGAAATACAGAATAGTTCAGCTAACTGCAGTCCGGGAAATACGGGTAAGCAACCGTTAAAAGAACCTGACAGCTGGGATGCTATGCTGGACAGACTAAGGAATTACCGTCTCAGTATTACGTGTATGACCTTTCAGGATGCTGAAAATATAGATCTGGAACGCTTAAAATACTGCTGTGTTCCGGTTATCGTTAAGGGGAAAGCAATCCCGTTCTGCGCTTATAACCTTACCAGCCGTGACGGT
- a CDS encoding DVU_1555 family C-GCAxxG-C-C protein: MVDFSRLFELRLNGYCCSQILLKMGMEDAQLEDNPELIQAMRGLCDGMQTDMVCGILTSTACLIALLQPEDAKIIITDVVEWFKSEYEESNGDITCQAILDGNPMNRTTKCPHILAATYDKAMELMEINGLKL, encoded by the coding sequence ATGGTAGATTTTTCACGTTTGTTTGAACTGCGATTAAACGGATACTGCTGCAGTCAGATCTTGCTGAAAATGGGGATGGAGGATGCGCAGCTTGAAGATAACCCGGAATTGATCCAGGCGATGCGCGGTTTGTGCGACGGGATGCAAACGGATATGGTTTGCGGTATTCTAACCAGTACCGCTTGCTTGATTGCGTTGCTGCAACCGGAAGATGCTAAGATCATCATAACCGATGTTGTTGAATGGTTTAAAAGTGAGTATGAAGAGAGCAACGGCGATATTACCTGTCAGGCTATCCTGGACGGGAATCCAATGAACCGTACAACAAAATGCCCCCATATCCTGGCGGCTACCTATGATAAAGCGATGGAGCTTATGGAAATTAACGGTCTGAAGTTATAG
- a CDS encoding XdhC/CoxI family protein, which produces MDIYRQINNALNKGKKVFMVTTLTTGSSEDKCISVKQFYTEDSLEQADLQKTIDPKIREAIRIALDTGELQVITGQAPDQNTVVIEPFFPEPGLIIFGGGHIAKPLCEFGSRLGFSVTVVDDRLSFANKQRFPEADQVLCESFETCFEHLKFNRFTYVVIVTRGHRYDSVCLREIAKRQWAYAGMIGSRRRVQGVKEQLISEGSAREMIEKVNTPIGLEIGAVTPEEIAISILGQVISYRRLENPRLGRESAKINWTEFDRDVIDELSMDRQDQKAIVTIIATKGSVPRKAGAKMLVWRDGRILGSIGGGCSEGAVIHTARDIILDGGYRIQRVDMTGSVAEDEGMVCGGIMDVLIEAL; this is translated from the coding sequence ATGGATATTTATCGTCAGATCAATAACGCGCTGAATAAAGGGAAAAAGGTGTTCATGGTAACAACACTTACCACAGGCAGCAGCGAAGACAAATGCATTTCGGTAAAACAATTTTATACGGAGGATAGCTTGGAGCAGGCTGATCTTCAGAAGACGATAGACCCGAAGATCAGGGAAGCGATCCGGATCGCTTTAGATACGGGTGAACTGCAGGTAATTACAGGACAGGCACCGGATCAAAATACTGTGGTTATTGAACCCTTCTTTCCTGAACCAGGTTTGATTATTTTTGGCGGCGGCCATATTGCCAAACCGTTATGCGAATTTGGATCGCGACTGGGTTTTTCAGTCACGGTAGTGGATGACAGATTATCGTTTGCCAATAAGCAGCGTTTCCCTGAAGCCGATCAGGTCCTCTGTGAAAGCTTTGAAACATGTTTTGAACATCTTAAATTCAATCGCTTTACCTACGTTGTAATCGTAACACGAGGGCACCGTTATGATAGCGTCTGTCTAAGAGAAATAGCAAAAAGGCAATGGGCGTATGCCGGGATGATTGGGTCACGACGGCGGGTTCAGGGTGTGAAAGAGCAACTGATCAGTGAAGGTTCCGCGAGAGAAATGATTGAAAAAGTAAATACCCCGATCGGTTTGGAAATTGGAGCCGTTACTCCCGAAGAAATTGCAATTTCAATTCTGGGACAGGTAATCAGCTATCGCCGATTGGAGAACCCACGGCTGGGACGGGAATCCGCCAAAATCAACTGGACCGAATTTGATCGGGATGTGATTGATGAATTGAGTATGGACCGACAGGACCAAAAAGCCATTGTCACCATCATCGCTACTAAGGGTTCCGTCCCGCGAAAAGCCGGTGCCAAAATGCTGGTATGGCGTGACGGAAGAATACTGGGCAGCATCGGCGGCGGCTGCAGTGAAGGAGCTGTTATCCATACGGCACGGGATATTATTCTGGACGGCGGATACCGGATCCAGCGGGTCGATATGACAGGCTCGGTGGCCGAGGATGAAGGCATGGTCTGCGGCGGTATTATGGATGTGTTGATCGAAGCTCTTTAG